DNA from Candidatus Cloacimonas acidaminovorans str. Evry:
CATTACAAGGTGTAGTGGTCGGTCCGTTTACACAATTCAAACTCTTTGCTAAAATTCTTGCCAAAGAGGTTTTTCCTACACCCCGGGGTCCTGTAAATAAATAAGCGTGAGCTATTCTATTTGTAGCAATGGCACTTTGCAGGATTTCCGTTATATGCTCCTGAGCGTAAACTTCTTTAAAGTTCTGGGGACGGTATTTTCTGGCTAAGACAATGTAACTCATTTATCCTCACGAAATATAATACAATACATTTATATTACCATATTTCTACAGACACTGTTTTAAGCAAGTATTTTCTGCTGGACAGATTATCAGCACTTTGTTTTAAGTGTTTTCAGAAGTTTAATCAGAATGGAGGATTTAAAATGAAACTGGAAGGAAAAGTTGTTATAGCACAAGGCGGAGGTCCTACTGCTGTAATCAATCAGTCCTTAGTAGGAGTAACCCTGGAAGCAAGAAAATTTCCCCAAGTTACACGTGTTTATGGAGCCCTATATGGAGTTCAGGGAATTGTGAATGAGGAATTTGTAGATTTAACCCAGGAGACAACTCACAATTTGGAACAGGTGGCTAATACACCATCTTCAGCTTTACTTTCTACGCGGGATAAACCGGACGAAAAGTATTGTATGGAAATTTTTAAAGTGCTTAAAGCACACGATGTCAGATATTTTTTCTATATTGGAGGCAACGATTCTGCCGATACAGTTCGCATTGTAAATGAACAGGCAACCAAAGCGGATTATGAATTTCGGGCTATTCATATTCCTAAAACCATTGATAACGATTTGGTTTTGAATGATCATACACCCGGTTTTGGCTCTGCAGCAAGATTTGTAGCTTCTGCCTTTACAGGAGTCAATTTAGATAATCGTGCTTTACCCGGGGTTTATATTGGAGTGGTTATGGGTCGGAATGCCGGTTTTTTAACTGCCTCTTCAGTTATGGCACAAAAATATCCTGATGACGGACCTCATCTTGTATATTTACCTGAACATCCTTTTCACCGGGAAAATTTCTTAGATGATGTAAAACGCATTTATGATCTTTACGGTAGATGTGTAGTAGCCGTTTCCGAAGGTATTGTTGATGAAAATGGAGTGCCCATTGTTACAAAACTTTCAGGAAATCAGGAAAAAGATGCTCATGGCAATGTTCAGCTTTCCGGAACCGGAGTTTTGGGTGATTTACTTAGTGAACTTGTTCGCACTAAACTGAAAATTAAAAGAGTGCGTAGTGATACTTTTGGTTATTTACAGCGTTCTTTTATCGGCTGTGTAAGTGATGTTGATCAAAGGGAAGCACGCGAAGTTGGAGAAAGAGCAGCTCATTATGCTATCTGGTATAATTTGGATGGCTCAATTTCTATTCAAAGAACGGGATTTTATTCCGTAAATTACCAGCTGGAAAATTTAAGCGATATTGCCGGAAAAACAAGAACTATGCCCGATGAATATATTAATGCTGAA
Protein-coding regions in this window:
- a CDS encoding 6-phosphofructokinase, yielding MKLEGKVVIAQGGGPTAVINQSLVGVTLEARKFPQVTRVYGALYGVQGIVNEEFVDLTQETTHNLEQVANTPSSALLSTRDKPDEKYCMEIFKVLKAHDVRYFFYIGGNDSADTVRIVNEQATKADYEFRAIHIPKTIDNDLVLNDHTPGFGSAARFVASAFTGVNLDNRALPGVYIGVVMGRNAGFLTASSVMAQKYPDDGPHLVYLPEHPFHRENFLDDVKRIYDLYGRCVVAVSEGIVDENGVPIVTKLSGNQEKDAHGNVQLSGTGVLGDLLSELVRTKLKIKRVRSDTFGYLQRSFIGCVSDVDQREAREVGERAAHYAIWYNLDGSISIQRTGFYSVNYQLENLSDIAGKTRTMPDEYINAEGNGITDEFKYYVRPLLGSGFPVAHRLRAPKVAKILTEK